Proteins encoded together in one Mycobacterium sp. MS1601 window:
- a CDS encoding mannosyltransferase encodes MKSRRGASWEFVSALPGSRVGRISDITSSRLATRLTALGPLLLVVSIAARLAWTYLVPNGANFVDLHVYIGGGDAVDGPGAVYDYVYGEQTPDFPLPFTYPPFAAVLFYPLHFLPFWLVALAWQLGIMAALYGVVRISQRLLGIVDGRRVAMLWTAVAIWLEPLRSTFDYGQVNVALALAVLVAVSSNRWWLSGALVGLAAGVKLTPAIAGLHFLGARRWGTALFSAVVFFATIGLSLAVLGREALRYFTDLIGDAERVGPVGTSFNQSWRGVVSRILGHDAGLGPLVLAGIAVTAVLAWFAWRSVGAFTDDLDRLGSIVVVSLFGLLLSPISWTHHWVWLVPLMIWLLHGPYRSLTGARVLGFGWLALTAIGVPWLLSFAQPTIWEISRPWYLAWAGTVYVVATLITLGWMARLRFSQQRRAD; translated from the coding sequence CTGAAGTCCCGACGCGGCGCGTCATGGGAGTTTGTGTCTGCTCTCCCCGGTTCTAGAGTCGGGCGAATCAGCGATATCACTTCTTCCCGACTGGCGACGCGTCTGACCGCGCTGGGCCCCCTGCTGCTGGTGGTCAGCATCGCGGCGCGGCTGGCCTGGACCTACCTGGTGCCCAACGGCGCCAACTTCGTGGACCTGCACGTCTACATCGGCGGCGGCGACGCGGTGGACGGACCGGGCGCCGTCTACGACTACGTCTACGGCGAGCAGACCCCCGACTTCCCGCTGCCGTTCACCTATCCGCCGTTCGCTGCGGTGCTGTTCTATCCGCTGCACTTCCTGCCGTTCTGGCTGGTGGCGCTGGCCTGGCAGCTTGGCATCATGGCCGCGCTCTACGGCGTGGTGCGGATCAGCCAGCGACTGCTGGGCATCGTCGACGGCCGGCGTGTCGCGATGCTGTGGACCGCGGTGGCCATCTGGCTCGAGCCGCTGCGCAGCACATTCGACTACGGTCAGGTCAACGTGGCGCTGGCACTGGCGGTGCTGGTGGCCGTGTCAAGCAACCGTTGGTGGCTTTCTGGAGCGCTGGTGGGGCTGGCGGCCGGGGTGAAGCTGACACCGGCGATCGCCGGACTGCACTTTCTCGGAGCCCGGCGGTGGGGTACGGCGCTGTTCTCCGCTGTTGTCTTCTTCGCCACCATCGGGCTGTCGCTGGCGGTGCTGGGCCGCGAGGCGCTGCGCTACTTCACCGACCTGATCGGTGACGCCGAGCGCGTGGGTCCGGTGGGCACGTCGTTCAACCAGTCGTGGCGCGGCGTCGTCTCACGGATCCTGGGTCACGACGCCGGACTCGGACCTCTGGTGCTGGCGGGCATCGCCGTGACGGCGGTGCTGGCGTGGTTCGCGTGGCGCAGTGTCGGCGCCTTCACCGACGACCTCGACCGGCTGGGTTCGATCGTGGTGGTCAGCCTGTTCGGGTTGCTGCTGTCGCCGATCTCGTGGACACATCACTGGGTGTGGCTGGTGCCGCTGATGATCTGGCTGCTGCATGGGCCGTACCGCTCGCTGACCGGAGCACGAGTGCTGGGCTTCGGCTGGCTGGCGCTCACCGCCATCGGTGTGCCGTGGCTGTTGAGTTTCGCGCAGCCGACGATCTGGGAGATCAGCAGGCCCTGGTACCTGGCCTGGGCGGGGACGGTCTATGTGGTGGCCACGCTGATCACGCTGGGGTGGATGGCTCGGCTCAGGTTTTCCCAACAGCGACGAGCCGATTGA
- a CDS encoding HhH-GPD-type base excision DNA repair protein, with translation MPNLQLVQEPAADALLTENPMALLVGMLLDQQFPMEAAFAGPKKIADRIGDVDAALIAGYDPDKFVALCSETPAIHRFPGSMAKRVQALAQQVVDEYGGDAAAIWTDGNPDGREVLQRIKRLPGFGDQKARIFLALLGKQYGFTGAGWREAAGDYGPDGTFKSVADVRDQESLDKVRSYKKAAKAAAKDKAK, from the coding sequence ATGCCGAACCTGCAGTTGGTGCAAGAACCCGCCGCCGATGCGCTGCTCACCGAGAACCCGATGGCACTGTTGGTCGGGATGCTGCTGGATCAGCAGTTCCCCATGGAGGCGGCGTTCGCCGGCCCGAAGAAGATCGCCGACCGTATCGGCGACGTCGACGCCGCGTTGATCGCCGGCTACGACCCCGACAAGTTCGTTGCGCTGTGCTCGGAAACCCCTGCCATCCACCGGTTCCCGGGGTCCATGGCCAAACGGGTGCAGGCGCTGGCACAGCAGGTGGTCGACGAGTACGGCGGTGACGCCGCGGCTATCTGGACCGACGGCAATCCCGACGGCCGTGAGGTGCTGCAACGGATCAAACGGCTGCCCGGATTCGGCGACCAGAAGGCGCGGATCTTCTTGGCGCTGTTGGGAAAGCAGTACGGGTTCACCGGAGCGGGTTGGCGTGAAGCAGCCGGCGATTACGGCCCGGACGGTACCTTCAAGTCCGTTGCCGATGTCCGGGACCAGGAGTCGCTGGACAAGGTGCGCAGTTACAAGAAGGCCGCCAAGGCTGCTGCGAAGGACAAGGCCAAGTAG
- a CDS encoding LytR/AlgR family response regulator transcription factor codes for MTRLLDVLAVDDEAPALDELTYLLGQHPCVGKVFGVGDANAALRELSERPLDALFLDINMPGLSGLELAAVLANFSHPPAVVFVTAHDDKALAAFEVGATDYLLKPLRTQRLDEAVRRVLATRAGEQASVDDTDEVVPVELGGITKLVRRDSIGWVEAEGDYARLHSSSGSHLVRIPLSTLETRWRNRGFQRVHRSYLVSLHLVTGLRTTDGGVLVRVGANGESPAVELPVSRRQTRELRDRLVRGPMRNYRDD; via the coding sequence GTGACCCGGTTACTCGACGTCCTCGCCGTCGACGACGAAGCGCCCGCACTCGACGAATTGACCTATCTGCTGGGTCAGCACCCCTGTGTCGGCAAGGTCTTCGGTGTGGGCGACGCCAACGCCGCATTGCGCGAACTGTCCGAACGCCCGCTGGACGCGCTGTTCCTCGACATCAACATGCCGGGACTGTCCGGGCTGGAACTGGCTGCGGTATTGGCCAACTTCTCTCACCCCCCTGCGGTGGTGTTCGTGACCGCACACGATGACAAGGCGTTGGCGGCTTTCGAAGTCGGTGCCACCGACTACCTGCTCAAACCCCTGCGCACCCAGCGCCTCGACGAGGCGGTGCGGCGCGTACTGGCAACCCGCGCAGGCGAGCAGGCCTCGGTTGACGATACCGACGAGGTGGTTCCGGTGGAACTCGGTGGCATCACCAAACTGGTGCGCCGCGACAGCATCGGCTGGGTGGAGGCCGAGGGCGACTACGCGCGGCTGCATTCGTCATCGGGATCCCATCTGGTGCGCATACCGCTGTCGACTCTTGAAACCCGTTGGCGCAACCGAGGATTCCAGCGGGTGCACAGGTCCTACCTGGTGTCGCTTCACCTGGTCACCGGGCTGCGCACCACCGATGGCGGTGTCTTGGTCCGCGTCGGCGCCAACGGCGAGTCGCCCGCCGTAGAACTGCCGGTCAGTCGTCGCCAGACCCGCGAACTGCGCGACCGTCTGGTCCGTGGTCCGATGCGCAACTACCGCGATGACTAG
- a CDS encoding 4a-hydroxytetrahydrobiopterin dehydratase, whose translation MAVLSDDQVDAAAAELEGWERSDGALRRSIKFPAFLDGIEAVRRVGEHAEAKDHHPDIDIRWRTVTFALVTHSEGGITAKDVEMARDINRLVAVGKT comes from the coding sequence ATGGCCGTCTTGAGCGATGACCAAGTGGACGCCGCCGCTGCCGAACTCGAGGGGTGGGAACGCTCCGACGGGGCGTTGCGGCGTTCGATCAAGTTCCCCGCGTTTCTCGACGGGATCGAAGCGGTGCGCCGGGTCGGTGAACACGCCGAAGCCAAGGACCACCATCCGGACATCGACATCCGTTGGCGAACAGTGACTTTCGCACTCGTCACGCATTCGGAGGGCGGCATCACCGCCAAGGACGTCGAGATGGCGCGCGACATCAATCGGCTCGTCGCTGTTGGGAAAACCTGA
- a CDS encoding DUF732 domain-containing protein, which yields MRRVVASLVAAVATALALAGTAQAIPDQGTPAFDEYMQGLQRNGYNLNPDTAWRVAHQACIGGIPGYIGLEMAAQGVIGPGAQDRVMEVARTYACPIQ from the coding sequence ATGAGACGGGTGGTTGCATCTCTTGTCGCGGCGGTTGCCACCGCCCTTGCGTTGGCCGGCACGGCTCAAGCGATTCCCGACCAGGGCACCCCGGCATTTGACGAATACATGCAAGGCCTGCAACGCAATGGCTACAACTTGAACCCAGACACGGCCTGGCGAGTTGCCCACCAAGCCTGTATCGGCGGCATACCCGGGTACATCGGTTTGGAGATGGCAGCACAAGGCGTCATCGGCCCCGGAGCGCAGGACAGGGTGATGGAAGTGGCCCGAACCTACGCGTGCCCCATCCAGTAG
- a CDS encoding DUF3159 domain-containing protein: protein MTQQPDAPAQLLLNRMGGPWGIVAAIAPVVVFAAMSGLGELIPALAAALLVAAAIALYRVLRGQRLFSATAGFLGVAVAASVSIITGEGRDFYVIGIWHSLLNCVVLVISVLVRRPLAGYLWAWGAGAAGGWRTNPRARTAFAVVTVCWAAVFGLRFAVQQHLYVADETMLLGIARIGMGLPLTALALLFSVWATRSARADLHRLPSPAWPPRSSSLAH from the coding sequence GTGACTCAGCAGCCTGACGCGCCTGCCCAACTACTCCTGAACCGGATGGGAGGGCCGTGGGGGATCGTCGCTGCGATCGCCCCTGTTGTGGTGTTCGCAGCCATGTCGGGCCTCGGTGAACTCATCCCGGCGCTGGCGGCAGCGCTTCTGGTCGCGGCTGCCATCGCGCTGTACCGGGTGCTGCGCGGGCAGCGCCTGTTCTCGGCGACCGCGGGGTTCCTCGGAGTGGCTGTCGCGGCGTCGGTGTCCATCATCACGGGTGAGGGACGCGACTTCTACGTCATCGGCATCTGGCATTCATTGCTCAATTGCGTGGTTCTGGTGATCTCGGTGCTGGTGCGACGCCCCCTTGCCGGATACCTGTGGGCCTGGGGCGCCGGGGCCGCAGGTGGGTGGCGCACCAACCCGCGAGCCAGAACCGCGTTCGCCGTCGTCACCGTGTGCTGGGCGGCGGTGTTCGGCTTGCGCTTCGCCGTGCAACAGCACCTCTATGTCGCCGACGAGACCATGTTGCTGGGCATCGCTCGGATCGGGATGGGGTTGCCACTGACGGCGCTGGCACTGCTGTTCTCGGTGTGGGCGACGCGGTCGGCGCGGGCGGACCTGCACCGACTACCGTCACCGGCATGGCCACCCAGATCGTCGTCGCTGGCGCACTGA
- a CDS encoding (deoxy)nucleoside triphosphate pyrophosphohydrolase, translated as MATQIVVAGALISDGQLLVAQRARPPQLAGLWELPGGKAAPGESDADALIRELREELGVDVVVGRRLGLDVPLSVTMTLRAYLVSVVGGTVHAHDHRELRWVSGAELDTLAWVPADTAWLPDLQAALA; from the coding sequence ATGGCCACCCAGATCGTCGTCGCTGGCGCACTGATCAGCGACGGCCAATTGCTGGTTGCCCAGCGTGCGCGCCCGCCCCAGTTGGCCGGGTTGTGGGAACTTCCGGGCGGCAAGGCGGCGCCGGGGGAGTCCGATGCCGACGCGTTGATCCGCGAGCTGCGTGAGGAACTGGGTGTCGACGTGGTGGTGGGTCGGCGGCTGGGGCTCGACGTCCCGTTGTCGGTGACGATGACGCTGCGTGCCTATCTGGTGTCCGTGGTCGGTGGGACGGTGCATGCTCATGATCACCGTGAGTTGCGGTGGGTGTCGGGTGCGGAACTGGACACCCTTGCCTGGGTGCCCGCCGACACCGCCTGGCTGCCGGATCTCCAGGCTGCGTTGGCCTGA
- a CDS encoding Rv1157c family protein — MSRTLFATTAVAVGSSAALLFSGIATAEPAPPAPAPIDGLQAPGLTAVQSLSPAVQQAAADPNNAASMLMAAASAFAGNSAASADSQNLAAAVSQFVSNPGSSSLLPTSLPGGIPLPSGAVLPTPVPTAGGDVQHLPPAGVVPGFEAHLPPGVDPANSVGPVQPPALSTPEVPTAPVSHLPGAAPEAAPAVEAAGVAPALPQLQAPSALPPGPESPAPAAFGADAPPTQDFMYPSIGNGCLADGGNSIATALSVAGPATIPTPGPGAGQTAYVFTAVGTSGPAEVQKLPLNVTWVNLSTGKSGSATLKPRSDINADGPTTLTAIVDTGSGSIISTIFGQVTTTEKQCQFMPTIGSTVVP, encoded by the coding sequence ATGTCACGGACGCTGTTCGCCACCACCGCCGTTGCGGTCGGATCGTCGGCCGCGCTGCTGTTCAGCGGTATCGCCACCGCTGAGCCCGCGCCGCCGGCGCCCGCACCGATCGACGGTCTCCAGGCGCCGGGACTGACCGCCGTCCAATCCCTGAGTCCCGCCGTTCAGCAGGCCGCCGCAGATCCCAACAATGCGGCGTCCATGCTGATGGCGGCGGCTTCGGCGTTCGCGGGCAACTCGGCCGCGTCGGCGGATTCGCAGAACCTGGCGGCCGCGGTCAGCCAGTTCGTGTCGAATCCGGGGTCGTCTTCGCTTCTCCCGACCTCGCTGCCGGGCGGCATCCCGCTGCCCAGCGGCGCGGTACTACCCACTCCGGTCCCGACGGCAGGCGGCGACGTCCAGCACCTGCCGCCGGCCGGGGTGGTCCCGGGCTTCGAAGCACACCTGCCCCCCGGCGTCGACCCGGCCAACTCGGTGGGACCTGTGCAGCCGCCCGCGCTGTCCACACCCGAGGTCCCCACCGCGCCCGTCTCACACCTGCCCGGCGCCGCCCCCGAGGCCGCACCCGCCGTCGAAGCGGCCGGAGTGGCTCCGGCCCTGCCGCAGTTGCAGGCCCCGTCCGCACTCCCGCCGGGCCCGGAGAGTCCCGCCCCGGCTGCGTTCGGCGCCGACGCCCCTCCGACGCAGGACTTCATGTACCCGTCGATCGGCAACGGCTGCCTGGCCGATGGTGGAAACTCCATCGCCACAGCGCTTTCCGTCGCCGGCCCGGCCACCATCCCGACCCCGGGTCCCGGAGCGGGACAGACCGCCTACGTGTTCACCGCGGTGGGCACCTCCGGCCCCGCGGAAGTCCAGAAGCTGCCGCTGAACGTGACCTGGGTGAACCTGTCCACCGGCAAGTCGGGCAGCGCCACCCTCAAGCCGCGCTCGGACATCAACGCCGACGGCCCCACCACGCTCACCGCCATCGTCGACACCGGTTCGGGCAGCATCATCTCGACGATCTTCGGCCAGGTGACCACCACCGAGAAGCAGTGCCAATTCATGCCGACCATCGGGTCGACGGTCGTTCCGTAA
- a CDS encoding sodium/solute symporter, whose amino-acid sequence MNALTPLTAFALVAAALATVLVGAYGGRLSRTTSDFLVASRTVGSRWNAAAISGEYLSAASFLGVAGLVAKYGADALWYPIGFTAGYLGLLLFVAAPLRRSGAYTVPDFAEFRLGSRRLRTVAMLVVVVICVFYLVPQYQGAGLTLNILLGLPVWIGPVAVGAIVIANVVGGGMRSITFVQAFQYWLKLTAIAVPALALLALFLSDRPELGPPVPPTVAQQTTVTVGTDVVVQVDEPAGVAVDGNALSTPGRYTLTEGSTMTLAAGAATPVVAGAPTTGSEWISSGGGLGGDHPLYQVLSIIVATFLGTMGLPHVLVRFYTNPDGRAARRTALAVIALLALFYLFPTLLGVFARLYVPQLLVTGTADAAVLLLPDAAIGGVIGAGLAALVAAGAIAAFLATSSGLLVSIAGALSTDVLRGRIRDFRLAAAVGGLEPIPLALAASSLELSRSVGLAFAVAASTLCPLLVLGIWWRGLTSTGAVSGLLVGGVLSGAATTVSVTGAIGDTGWTAALIGYPAAITVPLAFLTMIVVSRLTASTAPPDVARIFARMHVPERLGMGVERLPRDPH is encoded by the coding sequence GTGAACGCGCTGACGCCACTGACCGCCTTCGCGCTGGTGGCCGCCGCGCTGGCCACGGTGCTGGTCGGCGCGTACGGCGGCAGGCTCTCGCGCACCACTTCGGACTTCCTGGTGGCGTCGCGCACCGTCGGTTCCCGCTGGAACGCCGCGGCCATCTCCGGTGAATACCTCTCGGCCGCATCATTTCTCGGGGTCGCCGGCCTGGTGGCCAAGTACGGGGCCGATGCCCTCTGGTACCCCATCGGCTTCACCGCAGGCTACCTGGGGTTGCTGCTGTTCGTGGCCGCTCCCCTGCGTCGTTCCGGCGCCTACACCGTGCCCGACTTCGCCGAATTCCGGCTGGGCTCACGCCGATTGCGCACCGTGGCAATGCTGGTGGTGGTGGTCATCTGTGTGTTCTACCTGGTTCCGCAGTACCAGGGTGCCGGACTGACGCTGAACATCCTTTTGGGGCTGCCGGTCTGGATCGGTCCGGTGGCCGTGGGCGCTATCGTGATCGCCAACGTGGTGGGTGGCGGTATGCGTTCCATCACCTTCGTGCAGGCCTTCCAGTACTGGCTCAAATTGACCGCGATCGCCGTGCCCGCCCTGGCCCTGCTCGCACTGTTCCTGTCCGACCGCCCGGAACTCGGCCCGCCCGTGCCACCGACGGTGGCACAGCAGACCACCGTCACCGTCGGCACCGACGTGGTGGTGCAGGTCGACGAACCGGCTGGGGTCGCGGTGGACGGCAACGCGCTGTCGACGCCGGGCCGCTACACGCTGACCGAGGGGTCCACCATGACACTCGCTGCCGGGGCCGCCACCCCGGTGGTCGCCGGTGCGCCCACCACCGGGTCCGAGTGGATCTCCTCCGGCGGTGGCCTCGGTGGGGATCATCCTCTCTATCAGGTGCTTTCGATCATCGTGGCCACGTTCCTCGGCACCATGGGCCTGCCGCACGTGCTGGTGCGCTTCTACACCAACCCCGACGGACGAGCCGCGCGCCGCACCGCGCTGGCGGTGATCGCGCTGCTGGCACTGTTCTATCTGTTCCCTACGCTGCTGGGCGTTTTCGCCCGGCTCTATGTTCCGCAACTGCTCGTCACCGGCACCGCCGACGCCGCGGTGCTGCTGCTGCCCGACGCTGCGATCGGCGGCGTGATCGGCGCGGGTCTGGCGGCCTTGGTGGCCGCGGGTGCTATCGCGGCCTTCCTGGCCACGTCGTCGGGGCTGTTGGTCAGCATCGCCGGCGCCCTGTCCACCGACGTACTGCGTGGTCGCATCCGCGACTTCCGACTGGCCGCCGCGGTGGGTGGACTGGAGCCAATCCCGTTGGCGCTGGCCGCATCGTCGCTCGAGCTGTCCCGCAGCGTCGGCCTGGCGTTTGCCGTGGCGGCCTCGACCCTGTGCCCGCTGCTGGTGCTTGGCATCTGGTGGCGTGGCCTCACCAGCACCGGTGCCGTCAGCGGCTTGCTTGTAGGTGGGGTGCTCTCCGGAGCCGCCACCACTGTCTCCGTCACCGGCGCTATCGGCGACACCGGATGGACCGCCGCACTGATCGGATATCCGGCGGCTATCACGGTGCCGCTGGCCTTCCTCACGATGATCGTGGTCAGCCGGCTCACGGCATCCACCGCACCGCCCGATGTGGCCCGCATCTTCGCACGCATGCACGTGCCCGAGCGGCTCGGCATGGGCGTGGAGCGGTTACCCCGCGACCCGCACTAG
- a CDS encoding HNH endonuclease signature motif containing protein, whose translation MLADQALIEEATARMNRYSVEGFTHLELLELQQRREAVARSQPVLDHNVYQKLTSETSPTALGASSFAKVLSQRLRISDTEARRRLDDAERFGPRRSLTGEPLEPKMPTVARGQAQGLIGAEHVKHLRWFVNNLPLSVDSQTRENAEQQLAQHACELGPEAFRKAAAHLLYLLDQDGEFSDEDRQAQAYLRRGKQRPDGLVPVEGLLTPEMWATLEPLLEKNAAPGMNNPDDESPCVQGEPSEEQKQADHRSAGKRNHDALLALCRQILATMPTGTINGFPANVVITVSLTDLEKGIGHGLTAGGAMIPICDVLKIAAHSRPWLAIFDGKGIPLHFGRARRTATLAQRLVLLAKHRGCTMPGCTASAYRSQVHHANSDWKAGGQTDIEDLTLACGPDNRMVETTEWTTRNRPEDGVTEWIPPPELDCGQSRTNNLHHPGRIIGPDDP comes from the coding sequence ATGCTGGCTGACCAAGCGCTGATCGAAGAAGCCACCGCGCGGATGAATCGGTACTCGGTTGAGGGGTTCACTCATCTGGAACTGTTGGAGCTGCAGCAGCGCCGCGAAGCGGTGGCACGATCGCAGCCGGTGCTCGATCACAACGTCTATCAGAAGCTCACGAGCGAGACGTCGCCGACGGCGTTGGGGGCCAGCAGTTTCGCCAAAGTCCTGTCCCAGCGGTTGCGGATCAGTGACACCGAAGCGCGACGCCGGCTCGACGACGCTGAACGCTTCGGGCCCCGGCGGTCGTTGACCGGTGAACCCCTGGAGCCGAAGATGCCGACGGTGGCGCGTGGGCAGGCACAAGGATTGATCGGCGCCGAGCACGTCAAACACCTCCGGTGGTTCGTGAACAACCTGCCCCTCTCGGTGGACTCTCAGACCCGGGAGAACGCCGAACAACAACTGGCCCAACATGCCTGCGAGCTCGGCCCGGAGGCGTTCCGGAAAGCCGCTGCCCACCTGCTCTACCTGCTGGACCAGGATGGTGAGTTCTCCGATGAGGACCGCCAGGCCCAGGCCTACCTACGGCGCGGCAAACAACGCCCGGACGGCCTGGTGCCGGTCGAGGGACTGTTGACTCCGGAGATGTGGGCGACATTGGAGCCGTTGTTGGAGAAGAACGCGGCCCCGGGGATGAACAACCCCGACGATGAATCGCCGTGTGTACAGGGTGAACCCAGTGAAGAGCAGAAACAGGCCGATCACCGCTCCGCAGGCAAACGCAATCACGACGCACTGCTGGCCTTGTGCCGCCAGATTCTCGCCACGATGCCGACGGGGACCATCAACGGTTTCCCCGCCAACGTCGTCATCACCGTCAGCCTGACGGATCTGGAGAAGGGCATCGGACACGGTCTGACTGCGGGCGGCGCCATGATCCCGATCTGTGATGTGCTCAAGATTGCTGCCCATTCGCGGCCATGGTTGGCGATCTTCGACGGTAAGGGAATCCCACTGCACTTCGGTCGGGCCCGGCGCACCGCCACCCTGGCACAACGCCTGGTCCTGCTGGCGAAACACCGTGGCTGCACCATGCCGGGGTGCACTGCCAGTGCGTACCGCTCGCAGGTTCATCACGCGAACTCAGACTGGAAAGCCGGCGGCCAGACCGACATCGAAGATCTCACCCTCGCGTGTGGGCCTGACAACCGCATGGTCGAGACCACCGAGTGGACCACCCGCAATCGCCCTGAAGATGGTGTGACGGAATGGATTCCGCCGCCCGAGTTGGATTGCGGGCAGTCCCGCACCAACAATCTGCACCACCCTGGACGGATCATCGGACCTGACGATCCGTGA
- a CDS encoding sensor histidine kinase, which translates to MSGEFAVVLAAVLLLAALFAAVLVVRTRRVVTTPTERAVHAALHTASLAARALRKGLDAESAATAVPYLRDLTAADAVALYDSDGNKLAQAGDIWSPTLDHRCDRAAHASLSGQRRVLDGADLPALIAQPLSPEDGGTIGVLVVVTAAAPGPGMLGAVGEVARYAASQLELAELDASRARLDRAEVLALRAQISPHFVYNALNTIASFVRTDPDRARELILDFADFTRYSFRAAGPYTVLADELRNIDRYLTLERARFGAALDVRLQVAPEVLNVVVPFLALQPLVENAVRHGLAGQRGGTITLIATDEGTDTVITVEDDGVGMDPDALRSAHADALGPDASGDHSAHVGLTNVDHRLRAAFGNDYGLVVETALGAGTKVIMRVPKFAAGVHV; encoded by the coding sequence ATGTCAGGCGAGTTCGCGGTGGTTCTGGCGGCAGTGCTGCTGCTCGCCGCACTGTTCGCCGCCGTGCTGGTGGTGCGGACACGTCGCGTCGTCACCACCCCGACCGAACGTGCGGTGCACGCCGCCTTGCACACCGCGTCGCTCGCGGCACGGGCGCTACGCAAAGGACTCGATGCCGAATCCGCTGCAACCGCGGTGCCCTACCTGCGTGACCTCACCGCCGCCGACGCCGTGGCTCTCTACGACAGCGACGGCAACAAACTGGCCCAGGCCGGGGACATCTGGTCGCCGACACTCGACCACCGCTGCGACCGGGCCGCCCACGCCTCGCTGTCGGGGCAACGCCGGGTGCTCGACGGTGCCGACCTGCCCGCTCTCATCGCCCAGCCACTGTCCCCGGAAGACGGCGGCACCATCGGGGTACTGGTGGTGGTGACCGCTGCGGCACCGGGGCCGGGCATGCTGGGCGCCGTCGGCGAGGTGGCCCGCTACGCAGCCAGTCAACTCGAGCTCGCCGAACTCGACGCTTCTCGCGCCCGATTGGACCGTGCCGAGGTGCTGGCGCTGCGCGCACAGATCAGCCCGCACTTCGTCTACAACGCGCTCAACACCATCGCCTCGTTCGTGCGCACCGATCCCGACCGGGCCCGCGAGCTGATTCTCGACTTCGCCGACTTCACCCGCTATTCCTTCCGCGCCGCCGGGCCCTACACCGTGCTGGCCGACGAACTGCGCAACATCGACCGCTACCTGACGCTGGAGCGGGCCCGCTTCGGCGCCGCACTGGATGTCAGGTTGCAGGTGGCTCCCGAGGTGCTCAATGTCGTCGTCCCCTTCCTGGCTCTACAACCGTTGGTGGAGAACGCCGTTCGACACGGCCTGGCCGGCCAACGCGGCGGCACCATCACCTTGATCGCCACCGACGAGGGTACGGACACCGTCATCACCGTCGAAGACGACGGAGTGGGCATGGATCCCGACGCGCTTCGCTCTGCCCATGCCGATGCCCTGGGCCCCGACGCCAGCGGCGACCACAGCGCGCACGTGGGCTTGACCAATGTCGACCATCGGCTGCGCGCGGCATTCGGCAACGACTACGGTCTGGTGGTCGAGACCGCGCTGGGAGCAGGCACCAAGGTGATCATGCGGGTGCCGAAGTTCGCCGCCGGGGTGCACGTGTGA